GTCTGGCCGGAAGCGGTGTGGACCAGCCTGCCTTCCTGGCGCTGGAGCGCGAGCTGACCGTGCTGCTGCGGCGCGCCCGGGCCAGCCAGGGCGAGATGGCCCGCGAGGTGCACCCCGACCTGGAGTCGTCCGCGTACGGCCTGCTCGTGCGGCTGGACGAGTGCGGGAAGCAGCGGGCCACCGAGCTCGCCGCCTACATCGGGGTCGGCAAGGCGACGATGTCCCGCCAGCTGCGCGCCCTGGAGGAACTCGGGCTGGTCGCGCGCGAGCCCGACCCCGCCGACGGACGCGCCTGGCTCGTCGCCCTCACCCAGGAGGGGCAGGACCGCGTCCGCCGGGTCCGGGAGGCCCGTCGCGCCCGCTACGCCGGCCGCCTGGCCGACTGGGACTCCCGCGAGGTCACGGAACTGGCCCGGCTGCTGAACCAGCTCAACCGCGGCATGGAGAAGTAGGCCGGGCGGGCGTCCGGCGCCCAGGGCCCGTCGTATGGATCAGGCCCTGGGCCCGGCGTACAGCCGTCAGAACTCGACGTACACGGCCGTCGCGTCGTCATGACGCTTGCTCCGGCCCAGGAACGTCACCGCGGCGTCCGACCTCTCCAGCGCCCGGACCCGGTCCACCAGGGACTGGGGGCCCTCCTTGCGGATCAGCTGGAAGCAGTCCGTCCAGTCGCCCTCCTCGAACCGCTCGACCCAGCGGGTCGCGCCGTCCGTCAGCGCCGCCAGGGCACGGACCCGGCCGCGGGGCACCGTTCCGGTCACCGCCCGGGCGGCCACCGAGGGGTCGGCCGCCGCCGTGAAGAAGCCGCCCTCCAGGTTCCGGAGCGTGGCGTCCACCTGCGCGTCCGTCGCCAGCGCCGAGCGGGGGAGCAGGGCCAGCCGGTCGTCGAGGACGGGGGTCACCACGCCGTCCGGGGACTCCAGCAGAAGGGCCGAGTCCGACAGGACCAGGTACTCCACCATGTCCGGATTCCAGCGGGCCGTGACCACCGTGGCCTGAGGGGTGCGAGGGTGAGAAAGGTCACAGGTTGCGGAGTGTGCCTCGGAGGTACGCGCGATGGCACGGGACAACACGTCGACCAGGGGAACATCCGGGAGTGAAACGGTCAGTTCGGTCAGGGCCCCACCGAGGCGCGCCGTGAACCAGGGGACGGAATGCAGACACCCCGTCCCG
The Streptomyces tuirus genome window above contains:
- a CDS encoding MarR family winged helix-turn-helix transcriptional regulator, which gives rise to MHEGGNDDGHRDAGLAGSGVDQPAFLALERELTVLLRRARASQGEMAREVHPDLESSAYGLLVRLDECGKQRATELAAYIGVGKATMSRQLRALEELGLVAREPDPADGRAWLVALTQEGQDRVRRVREARRARYAGRLADWDSREVTELARLLNQLNRGMEK
- a CDS encoding protein phosphatase 2C domain-containing protein: MRTELASEPGDADRPNEDFAAVGLPASGQGGSVVVLDGVTPPKTGTGCLHSVPWFTARLGGALTELTVSLPDVPLVDVLSRAIARTSEAHSATCDLSHPRTPQATVVTARWNPDMVEYLVLSDSALLLESPDGVVTPVLDDRLALLPRSALATDAQVDATLRNLEGGFFTAAADPSVAARAVTGTVPRGRVRALAALTDGATRWVERFEEGDWTDCFQLIRKEGPQSLVDRVRALERSDAAVTFLGRSKRHDDATAVYVEF